Part of the Thermomicrobiales bacterium genome, GTCATGGCCGGTCGCACCACTTGCTCTTCGCCGCCCAAGGTGCCCGAATCAGGGTCAGCGCATCATTGCATCCATATTCAGTTGTGTCCGCCGAAGCGGCCGCTCCGGCCTCTGTCAGCTCTGGAATCCGGCACTCGGCAGGACGTCAGCGTGGCAGTCATGAGCCGAAACATCGGTTTTTCGTGTCAACCGCAGATAGCGTAGCAGACAAATGCTCTGTACGCAATCCCTGTCTGTGTCAATTTTCGTGAGATCTTGAGAATTGGGACCTCACCCTCCCCGGCCCTCCCTCTCCTTGGAGGAGAGGGAGGGTGTCCTGTGTTTTGGGGCGATGTTGTGGCGCGGGGTGACGGACACCGCCGAAGAGAAGACCGCCACGCAGACACCGTGCCTGTTGGCCGGACAGGTCGGTGAGCAAAACGGGCGTATGCGATACGCCCCTACGTTGCGCCGTCGAGGTCGCGACTACCCAACCAGTTCCGCAAACCGCTCGATATCGCCCCGAATGATGTCGAGGCTGGCGCGCCAGAAGTCGACGGCGTGCAGGTCGATGCCAAACTGCGCCGCCAGCGTGGCGGCGTCGGCAAGGCCGGTCGACGACAGCAGCGCGTCGTAGCGCTCGGGGAACCCAGCCGGATCCTGCCGATAGCGCGCATACAGGCCCAGCCCGAAGAGCAGACCAAACATATACGGATAGTTGTAGAAGGCGCGCCCGCCGCTGTAGTAGTGCGGCTTGGCCGCCCACATGTAGGGATGCAGAGCCACATCGTCCAGACCATCGCCGTAGGTTTCGCGCTGCGCCGTCGTCATCGCGTCGCACAGCTCGGCAACCGACAGCTCGCGCTCGACCCGCCCATCGAAGACGGCCTGCTCGAACAGGAAGCGGCTGGTGATATCGACGACGATCTGGCAGTTGCCCTGCAGCGACGCCTCGATAATCGCCAGTTGCTCGGCGCGGTCCGACTCAGCCAGCACGGCATCGCGGATAACTGTCTCGCAGAAGATACTGGCGGTCTCGGCCAGCGTCATCGGCATCTCGCGCTGCAGCGCAGTCCGCCCGGCCAGATTCAGGTTGTGGTAGGCGTGGCCAAGCTCGTGAGCCAGCGTGCTCATGCCGGAAAACGACGGCTGGAAGTTGGCAAACACGCGCGACTCGTCGCGGCGCAGCGGCATGCAGTAGGCGCCATCACGCTTGCCGACGCGCGGCTCGGCATCGATCCAGCGTTCGCTGAATGCGCGTTCGGCCAGTGCGCCCATGCGCGGCGAGAAACCGGCAAAGCGCTCGACGACGAAGGCGGTCGCGGCGTCCCAGTTCCAGGTGCGACTGCTCGCGCCGACCGGGGCGAACAGGTCGTACCAGGCCAGCCGCTCCAACCCGAGCAGGTGCGCCTTGTCGTGCAGATAGCGCCGGAAGTCGGGGAACGCCTCGCGCGCAGCCGTCATCATCGCATCCAGCGTCTGCTGGTCGATGTGGCTGTCGAAGAGCGACACCGCCAGCGGCGGCGACCAGCCGCGCCGCTTCGCCAGCGTGGCGTACTCCCACTTGATCGCGTTCAGCGCGCCGGCGATCGGCACGTCGACCCGCCGCCAGGCCGCAAGCTCGGCCTCGTAGGCGCTGCGGCGCACATCGCGGTCGGCATCGTAGGCCAGATTGCGCACCGCACTCATCGGCAGCTCGACCGTCTCCCCATCGCGCTCGATCGGCACGAGCACTTGCGACGAGACGTTGCCCTGCAGCTTCGTCCAGGCCGCCGAGCCGGACAGGCTCAGCTCGGCCGCCAGCGACTCCTCGTCCGGCGACATCTGGTGCTGCGCCGAACGCGCGATCTGGCGCAAGGCGAATGCGTGGTCGGCGGCGATAGTGGAGCCCGCGATGAGCGCGTCAACATCCAGCGCGCCAATCCAGGCGGTGAAGCGCGTCTCCAGCAATGACAGGCGGGTGTACTGCTGCTCCAGCCGCGAGTTGGCACCCTGCGCCACCGCGTCGCGGGTGTCGGTCGTGACGAACGCGTGGACGTAGGCACCGAGCGTCGAGGCGAAATCGACGAGGTCATTCAGCGCAGTGACGACCGCCTCAACCGCCGCCACCGTGTCATCAGGCGCGGTCGCAGCGGGCTGCGCACCGACGCCGTGCGTATCAAACAGCGCCGTCAGTGCGTCGGTCCGCTCGACCAGCGACTGGAAACCAGCCTCGAACTCCGGAGATTGCAGATCTGGATAGACGACGGACATGTCCCAATGCGGTAGCTGCGTTGTCATCGACCGGTTCCCTCCTCGTCGAGTCTGGTCCGAGCGAACGTTGCTCGCACGCAGCAGAGGATACGGCATTCAGCGACGGGTCAGTCAAATGCTTCCAGGATCCGCGCCAGCAGCGGAGTGACCGCCTCCGGCCGTTCCCACGCGGCGAAGCCTCCGGCATCGGGGATGACGTAGCGATTGGCGCTCGGCAAGCTGCGCTCCAGGAGTCGGGCGGTGTCGAGGAATTCGGGCAGGTCGTCCGCGCCATTGATCAGCGCCACCGGCTGGCGGACCTCGCCGAAGCGCTCGACGACCGGGCCGACCGGCTGCGGCGGGTGGGCGACCTGCCACGGCACGCCGGAGAACGTGGCGATCAGCGCGCGCATCTCGTCCGCCGCCGCACCGCGCCGGGCACCGTCGAAGAACGGCAGATCGAACCAGTCGGCTCGCGCGGCATCCAGCCCCTGCTCGGCAGCGATTCTCCGCTCGCGCGCCAGCGCGTCATCGACCGACGCCAGCGGCGCACCCGGAATGACCGCGCCTTCCAATACAAGAGATGCAACGCGGTCCGGCTGCTCCAACGCCATCAGGAGCCCGACACTCGCGCCGGTGTGCGTCCCGATGATGTGGACGCAAGGCACGTCCAGGCGATCGAGCAACGCAACGACATCCGCCAGATGCTCGGCGGGGCCGTAGGCCGCATCGGGCGCTGGTGACTGCCCGTGCCCGCGCAGGTCGGCCAGGATCAGCCGATGCGTCTGCGCCAGCACCGGCCGCTGCGCGCGCCAGTAGGCCAGCCCGTGGCTGAATC contains:
- a CDS encoding M3 family oligoendopeptidase, giving the protein MTTQLPHWDMSVVYPDLQSPEFEAGFQSLVERTDALTALFDTHGVGAQPAATAPDDTVAAVEAVVTALNDLVDFASTLGAYVHAFVTTDTRDAVAQGANSRLEQQYTRLSLLETRFTAWIGALDVDALIAGSTIAADHAFALRQIARSAQHQMSPDEESLAAELSLSGSAAWTKLQGNVSSQVLVPIERDGETVELPMSAVRNLAYDADRDVRRSAYEAELAAWRRVDVPIAGALNAIKWEYATLAKRRGWSPPLAVSLFDSHIDQQTLDAMMTAAREAFPDFRRYLHDKAHLLGLERLAWYDLFAPVGASSRTWNWDAATAFVVERFAGFSPRMGALAERAFSERWIDAEPRVGKRDGAYCMPLRRDESRVFANFQPSFSGMSTLAHELGHAYHNLNLAGRTALQREMPMTLAETASIFCETVIRDAVLAESDRAEQLAIIEASLQGNCQIVVDITSRFLFEQAVFDGRVERELSVAELCDAMTTAQRETYGDGLDDVALHPYMWAAKPHYYSGGRAFYNYPYMFGLLFGLGLYARYRQDPAGFPERYDALLSSTGLADAATLAAQFGIDLHAVDFWRASLDIIRGDIERFAELVG
- a CDS encoding alpha/beta hydrolase, whose amino-acid sequence is MSIAAVDLHAEVVGEGPAVLLLHGFSHGLAYWRAQRPVLAQTHRLILADLRGHGQSPAPDAAYGPAEHLADVVALLDRLDVPCVHIIGTHTGASVGLLMALEQPDRVASLVLEGAVIPGAPLASVDDALARERRIAAEQGLDAARADWFDLPFFDGARRGAAADEMRALIATFSGVPWQVAHPPQPVGPVVERFGEVRQPVALINGADDLPEFLDTARLLERSLPSANRYVIPDAGGFAAWERPEAVTPLLARILEAFD